GCACGCTGGCCCGTCATGGCGCCCTTGATGCCGCGTCGGTGCGCGTCATCGATCCGGCCGCGGGGCCCGGGCTCTTCCTCGAGGCCGTCACCGACGTGCTTGCCTCGGCAGAGGTCATCGGTCTTGATGTCGATCCGAGGGTCGAAGGAGGCCATGTTCGCGTCGGCAACGGTCTGGTCGATGTGCCGGAAGTCGGGGTGACCGAGGGGGCCTTCGAGGTGGCGGTCGGCAATCCGCCTTATGGTGGACTCGGGCTCATCGAGCTCTCCCGTCTTGCGCGAGGAGAAGGGCAGGACAGCGACTGGCGGGTCGCAGAGGCGGTGGCTCGTCTCCGCGCGCTCGCCGCTTCCCTGGGCCCGGTGCCTCGCGCGCTGCACGCGCGCCAGCTCACTCCAGCGGTGCGCCGCTGGCTCGACCGAGCATTCCGCCATCCCATCGAGATGCTCTTCCTCGAGCGCTTCGTGCGCCTTCTGAGGCCTGGAGGCTGGATGGCCGTGGTCGTTCCGGAAGGCGTCCTTGCGAATGCGCGCGCCGCTGATCTGCGCGCCTTCCTCTCCCAGCACGGCCGGGTGGCGGCGATCATCGGCCTGCCTCGGGTCTTTGCCAAGGCTGGCGCGGCTGCGCGCACGGCATTGCTCGTCTATCAGCGCGAGCCCTCGATGGCGGGCGACGTCGCCGTCTCCGACGTCGATCTCGAGTGGACCCCGCGTGGACAGGTCTCGCGGCGACGCGTCGACCTCACGAGCTACCTCGCCGCGCCGCCCACGGTGACGGTTTCATGGTCGGTGCTGCGCGATCAGCGCTGGGATCCCCAGTTCTGGGATCCGCGCTGGGCCTCGCCGCTCACCGGCATGGCAGATCTTCCGACCCGGCCGCTGGGAGACTTCATCGAGCACCTCACCTACGGCCCCATCGTCACGCGGATCCGCCCTCGGGACCTGCCCGGCGATGTGCCAATCCTCAGCCAGGGGCAGATCGAGGAGAGCGGGATCGTCCTGCACGCATCGCCGCGTGTCGCGGCCGGTTCGGTGTTCGACCCTCCGCGGTGCAGGGTGAGGCGTGGCGACCTTCTCTTCCCGCGCAGCGGTGCGGGCTCGCTGGGACGCAACCGGCTCGCGGTCTTCGATGGAGAGGCCCCGGTGGCGCTCGGCTGCTTCGTCGACCTGATACGCCTGCGCGGCGTGTGCGCCTGGTTCGTATGGATCTTCTTGAAGACCCGCTTCGGCTGGGGGCAGGTGAAGCGTCTCATAAACGGGGTGGGGATGCCCAACATCAGCTTCGATGAGATCCGTTCCATCCGGATTCCCTGCGTGGACGAGGCCTTCCAGCGTGAGGTCGAGGCGCGCTGGCGACGCGACGTGCTTCCCGCGCACCTCAGGCTCTTGCGGTCCCTCGAGGCGGAGGCGCAGGTTGCGGCCGCGCGCGCAGAAGCAGAGGCTCACATGCGGACGCTGGTGGAATGGGTCGAGCACGCTCTCTCGGGTGGAGCGGGGGCGCCTCTTGAGACCGCTGCTGCGGCGTGCACACGCACGGCTTCGCGTGAAGGCCCAGTGCAGACGCAGGGATCGATTCACGGCGAAGCCAACAAGAGCGAGCGATGACTGACATGAGAACCGAGCCCACAAGCCCCTCGTCTGCGACGGCATCCGCGTCGCCGGGCGAGGTCATCCGCGACCACATCGAAGAGAGCATCCGCGTGAAGCAGGCGCTGCTCGGCATGACCGAGCCCATCGAGCGCGCCGCTGCGCTGCTGGTTGAGCGCCTCAAGAATGGGGGGCGCGTGGTGATCTTCGGGAACGGCGGGAGCGCCGCCGATTCCCAGCACTTCGCAGCCGAGATGGTGGGGCGTCTCGAGGTCGATCACGGGAGCCTTCCCGTGCTGGCGCTCACCACCGATACGTCGATTCTCAGCGCCGTGGCCAACGATTTCGGCTACGATCAGGTCTTCGCGCGTCAGGTGAATGCATTCGTGCGCGCGGGAGACGTGGCCATCGGCATCAGCACATCCGGTGGATCGCGAAATGTCGTCGAGGGCCTTCGCGCAGCGCGCGCGCTCCAGGCGCACACCATCGGCATGGTGGGGGAGAAGGGCGGTCTGATGGCCGAGCTGTGCGACCACCTCATTCGCGTGCCCTCTTCGCGAACCATGCGCATCCAGGAGTGTCATCTCACGGTGGTGCACATCCTGTGCCACGCCGTGGAGCGTGCCTTCGTCGACGCCTGACCCTGACGCGGCGCTACTCTTCGGTGTCGGCGCCCTGCTCTGGTTCCTCGGCGCTGTCGGCTTCGTCTTCGGCGGTCTCATCGCTCACGCCGAACATGGCCTTTGCCTCGCGCACGTCACGGGGCACACCTTCGAACGGGTCTGGATACAGCGGCGAGATGCCAGAGTAGCGGCACTCCATGCCCTTCTGGTAGCACTCGATGAGGTTGCCGCAGTAGATCTCGCCCTCAGGCCCCTTGTTGTAGGGGGCCTGGTAGTCGGAATACTCGACGAGTATGGTCACGGCTCTGCGCAACAGGCGACAGAAGCGCTCCTCTGGCTGAAGCGCCTTGCGTCGAACCCT
The genomic region above belongs to Pseudomonadota bacterium and contains:
- a CDS encoding SIS domain-containing protein, translated to MTEPIERAAALLVERLKNGGRVVIFGNGGSAADSQHFAAEMVGRLEVDHGSLPVLALTTDTSILSAVANDFGYDQVFARQVNAFVRAGDVAIGISTSGGSRNVVEGLRAARALQAHTIGMVGEKGGLMAELCDHLIRVPSSRTMRIQECHLTVVHILCHAVERAFVDA
- a CDS encoding SAM-dependent DNA methyltransferase: MRGVRVSLEQRPRRALGQYYTPVEIAAFAVRTLARHGALDAASVRVIDPAAGPGLFLEAVTDVLASAEVIGLDVDPRVEGGHVRVGNGLVDVPEVGVTEGAFEVAVGNPPYGGLGLIELSRLARGEGQDSDWRVAEAVARLRALAASLGPVPRALHARQLTPAVRRWLDRAFRHPIEMLFLERFVRLLRPGGWMAVVVPEGVLANARAADLRAFLSQHGRVAAIIGLPRVFAKAGAAARTALLVYQREPSMAGDVAVSDVDLEWTPRGQVSRRRVDLTSYLAAPPTVTVSWSVLRDQRWDPQFWDPRWASPLTGMADLPTRPLGDFIEHLTYGPIVTRIRPRDLPGDVPILSQGQIEESGIVLHASPRVAAGSVFDPPRCRVRRGDLLFPRSGAGSLGRNRLAVFDGEAPVALGCFVDLIRLRGVCAWFVWIFLKTRFGWGQVKRLINGVGMPNISFDEIRSIRIPCVDEAFQREVEARWRRDVLPAHLRLLRSLEAEAQVAAARAEAEAHMRTLVEWVEHALSGGAGAPLETAAAACTRTASREGPVQTQGSIHGEANKSER